The genomic DNA ATCAATTGTGTCACGTCAACTTCAGTGGTGATGGTGAGCTGAGCACTCCCTTGCAGGCTTTTATGCATGCGTTCCGCGATGACTTTGCGCATGCCACGAAGGGGGATACTCTGGCCTGCGGGAACTGGTGCTGCTACTGGACGTGGTGCTGATGCCGCAGTTGGTGTTGCTGCTGGCGCTGGGGGAGGTGCCGCAACTGGGGTCGGGGCTTTGGCACGATCAGCGAGAGCTTTCTCGACATCTTCGCGCGTGACGCGACCCCCCGGCCCTGTACCAACAAGCTGTGAGACATCGATGCCATTCTCCTGTGCAAGTTTGCGGGCTGCTGGGGTAATGGGAGCACCCTCTCTTCGACCGCTTGCTGATGCGGCTGCAGGAGAAGAGCTTGCGGCAACCGTGACACTTGGTGCAGCAGCAACAGACACTCCGGTTGTTTGGGGGGCGGGAGCACCGCCGCCATAGCGAGCTGCGACCTCGGCGACGTTTTCGCCTGCTTCAGCAATCACTGCGACTGGTAAGCCCACGGCAACCACTGCTTCAAGCGGGTAGAGTAGCTTTGCGACTGTTCCGGTACCCTTGCACTCGACTTCATAGAGCACCTTCTCAGTTTCGACTTCGAACAGTGCTTCTCCCGCTTTGATCGCATCCCCTTCGTTCTTAAACCACTTTTGAATTGTTCCTTCGGTCATGGTCAGACCGAACTTCGGCATGGTGACTTCTACCGCCACGGTTCTCCCCTTCCTTAACTTGCAGCTTTTCCCCGGTAGTTTTTAGTATACTCAAGTAGAATCGGAGAGGGGGAGAATCGGTGAATCGGAGAAAGAAAAATATTTCCGACTCTCCGTTTCCCTGTTTCTCCGTTTCTCCGTTTCGTGTCTTACCCGAGCATCTCCTTCACCATCGAGATGATCTTCTTATCATCAGGCAGGACGAACTTTTCCATTGGCGGACTGAAAGGAATCGGGACATCTGGTGCGGTCAGCCGTTTAATAGGCGCATCCAGCAGGTCAAAGCCTTTGTCTGCTATTACTGCTGCAATTTCTGCGGCTGCGCCGCAGCGAAGATGTCCTTCATCGACGACTATCACTTTGTGTGTTTTCCCGACGGAGTTGAGAATGATCTCTTCATCGAGCGGAATGAGCGAGCGAGGATCAACCACTTCGACCGAGACGCCTTCTTGTTCCAGTGTCTTAGCGGCGGCGAGTGCTTTAGATACCATCGCGCCAATTGCAACGACGGTGATGTCCTTCCCTTCGCGTTTCACGGCCCCTTTGCCGATCGGTACGAGGTGCTCTCCTTCTGGTACTTGACCACGGAGGCGACCAAGTCCCATATGTTCGAAGACCAGCACCGGGTTGTTGTCGCGGATCGCGCTCTTTAACAGCCCTTTCATATCGGCTGGGTCTGAGGGAGCGACGATCTTTAAGCCTGGGACGCTCATAAACTGTGCATACACAGTCTCTGAGTGCTGAGCGGCAGCTTGTCCGGTCGCACCGTACGCTGTACGAAAGGTAATAGGAATATCTGCTTGTCCACCAGACATGTAGCGCAGTTTTGCAGCTTGGTTACACACCTGGTCCCAACAGCAGTAGAAAAAGCTCGCGAATTCAATTTCTACGATGGGGCGCATACCGGCCATCGCTGCGCCGACACCAGCCCCGGCATATCCTGCTTCAGAGATCGGAGCATTACGCACGCGATCGGCGCCAAACTCATCGATTAGACCACCAGTCGCGCCAAACGCGCCGACCCACACATCTAACCCGATGATAAATGTCAACGGATCGTGGCGTAACTCTTCGCGTAATGCTTCATTAATCGCTCGAATGTATGAAAGTTCAGGCATGGTTTTTCTCCTTTTTGAGCCGTCAGCGCTCAGCAATCAGCGGTCAGCCAGACAATAGTAAGGAGGAACGAACGCATGTTTGACGATAAAGTTTCTTGGCTGAAAGCTGATCGCCGATAGCTGAGAGCCATTATTACGCCGCCGAAAACATATCCTCCATTGCCTCTTCTGGTGCTGGCAACGGACTGTCGATGGCATACTGAACCGCTTCTGCGATGTCGCGAGAGGCTTCCGCTTTGATGGCCTCTAGCTCAGCTTTGGTGAACATGCCGCTGGCGGTAAAACGACTCTCGAAGGTGATAAGTGGGCAGCGTTTCTTCCATTCTTCGATTTCGTCGGCTGGGCGGTACGATTTCTTGCCGAGAAATCCCTCTTCGCCCACGACGTGACCTTCCCAACGATAGGTCTTGCATTCGATCAGGGTAGGGCCTTCGCCCCGGCGTGCGCGAGCAACCGCCTCTGAGGTTGTTTCATACACTTCAACTACATCGTTGCCGTTAATGATGACCCCAGGCATATCGTGTCCGCGCGCGCGATCCGCAATGTCTTTTACTGAAGTCACGTCTTTGCCAGCCGTGAACTCACCATAAAGATTGTTCTCGCAGACATAGACGACCGGG from Deltaproteobacteria bacterium includes the following:
- a CDS encoding 2-oxo acid dehydrogenase subunit E2 gives rise to the protein MAVEVTMPKFGLTMTEGTIQKWFKNEGDAIKAGEALFEVETEKVLYEVECKGTGTVAKLLYPLEAVVAVGLPVAVIAEAGENVAEVAARYGGGAPAPQTTGVSVAAAPSVTVAASSSPAAASASGRREGAPITPAARKLAQENGIDVSQLVGTGPGGRVTREDVEKALADRAKAPTPVAAPPPAPAATPTAASAPRPVAAPVPAGQSIPLRGMRKVIAERMHKSLQGSAQLTITTEVDVTQLIDRRQEVQREFNATYTDFIVQACAHALKQHPRMNSMLDGETIRHLEQINVGIAVALEEGLIVPVVPNTDKKSLREIAQEARALAEKARAGKLTLEEVSGGTFTVSNLGMFGVDGFTPIINAPQIGILGVGRIVEKPVIYRGEIAKRSMMVLSLTFDHRIIDGAPAGAFLQTVADLLAHGNRISLDAQ
- a CDS encoding alpha-ketoacid dehydrogenase subunit beta produces the protein MPELSYIRAINEALREELRHDPLTFIIGLDVWVGAFGATGGLIDEFGADRVRNAPISEAGYAGAGVGAAMAGMRPIVEIEFASFFYCCWDQVCNQAAKLRYMSGGQADIPITFRTAYGATGQAAAQHSETVYAQFMSVPGLKIVAPSDPADMKGLLKSAIRDNNPVLVFEHMGLGRLRGQVPEGEHLVPIGKGAVKREGKDITVVAIGAMVSKALAAAKTLEQEGVSVEVVDPRSLIPLDEEIILNSVGKTHKVIVVDEGHLRCGAAAEIAAVIADKGFDLLDAPIKRLTAPDVPIPFSPPMEKFVLPDDKKIISMVKEMLG